One Ezakiella massiliensis genomic window, CACGCTCTTTACATGGTCGTAGGTGATTTCGATTTTATCATTATCGAGGAAATGCACATGGCAGGGGTTGTCCTTTTGACGGTAACGAAATTTTGCCACGCAGTCTCGGTCGATTTTCTCAAAATCTTTGACTGGACTTGAAAAGCCAGATGCGATTAGTCGATTGGAAAATAAAAGCGGATTGTCTTCGCCTTGGCAAATTATAAGTTCATTGGTCTTAATATTTTTGCCGCAGACAAACCATGGCTCACCAGGTCCGCCAATGCCCAGGCCTTTTCTTTGGCCGATTGTGTGAAACATAAGTCCAGAGTGGTGGCCCATAACTTTGCCGTCGGTCGTGACGATATTGCCAGGATTGGGCTTTAGAAATTGCGATAAAAATTCGTCGAAATTTCTTTCGCCTATAAAGCAAATGCCAGTCGAGTCCTTGCGATCGGCGTTTGGCAAATCGTATTCGTGGGCAATGGAGCGCACTTCTTTTTTTGTCAGCTCGCCCACTGGAAAGAGGACGTCTTTGATCTGGTCGTTTGAAAGTGCAGATAAAAAATACGATTGGTCCTTATTTGTATCCACGCCGCGTAAAAGGAGGGCGTTACCCTTTTCGTCCCTGCCGATACGAGCGTAGTGGCCGGTTGCCACATAGTCTGCGCCGAGCTTTAAGGCGTAGTCTAAAAAGGCCTTGAATTTTATTTCCTTGTTGCACATGATGTCTGGATTTGGAGTGCGACCCTTGGCATATTCGTCAAGAAAATACGAGAAGACTCTGTCCTTGTATTCTTTTTCAAAATTTACAGAATAATATGGGATGTCAATTTTTTCTGCAACTTTTACGGCGTCCTTGTAATCGATTTCGGCTGTGCAATTTTCGTCGTCGTCCTCCCAGTTTTTCATAAATATTCCGCTAACATCATAGCCTTGTTCTTTTAAAAGTAGGGCAGCTACCGCTGAGTCAACGCCTCCCGATAGGCCCACTATTACTTTTTTCATTTTATATCACCCAGTACTTTAATAAGTTTATCTATGTCTTCAAAGGTATTTTTGTAGCCGAAGCTAAATCTGATGGAGTGCTCGGCCCGATCTTCACTGTAGGTATTTGTAATCACGTGCGATGGCAGGTGGCTGCCTGATTTGCAGGCAGAGCCGGATGATACGCAAATGCCATGCATATCCAAATAAGTTAGTAAAAAATCCGTCTCAAAGTCTTTGAAGTATATATTTAAAATGTGATCTGTCTGCGAATTTAAATCTCCATTTACCTGGTAATTTATATTT contains:
- the mnmA gene encoding tRNA 2-thiouridine(34) synthase MnmA, with product MKKVIVGLSGGVDSAVAALLLKEQGYDVSGIFMKNWEDDDENCTAEIDYKDAVKVAEKIDIPYYSVNFEKEYKDRVFSYFLDEYAKGRTPNPDIMCNKEIKFKAFLDYALKLGADYVATGHYARIGRDEKGNALLLRGVDTNKDQSYFLSALSNDQIKDVLFPVGELTKKEVRSIAHEYDLPNADRKDSTGICFIGERNFDEFLSQFLKPNPGNIVTTDGKVMGHHSGLMFHTIGQRKGLGIGGPGEPWFVCGKNIKTNELIICQGEDNPLLFSNRLIASGFSSPVKDFEKIDRDCVAKFRYRQKDNPCHVHFLDNDKIEITYDHVKSVTPGQQAVLYDGDVCIGSAVIDEVYRDDLRLQL